A DNA window from Methanocorpusculum sp. contains the following coding sequences:
- the nadC gene encoding carboxylating nicotinate-nucleotide diphosphorylase, whose translation MLPTDQLLAFVAEDVSAGDITTLALLEDKVISARIEAREEMVVSGAEECEWLFKNAGVLADVLVKDGSTAHPGEKIIALRGSVHAILSLERTCLNLLGRMSGIASAAAKASRLVSVVNDHVRVAGTRKTAPGLRYFDKKALIAGGALPHRHTLFNQFLIKDTHRAFMPVDEAVRKCQAYSDKKVECEVESLEDALLAAETGADIIMFDNMTPELIREAIAALEAAGLRGEVSLEISGGITPETVDRYAGLDIDVISMGALTHSVRCADVSLEVDM comes from the coding sequence ATGCTCCCGACCGATCAGCTTCTTGCATTTGTTGCCGAGGATGTTTCTGCAGGCGACATCACGACCCTTGCTCTTTTGGAAGACAAGGTCATTTCTGCACGTATCGAAGCAAGGGAAGAGATGGTCGTGTCAGGGGCTGAAGAGTGCGAATGGCTGTTTAAGAATGCCGGTGTTCTTGCCGATGTTCTGGTAAAGGACGGTTCGACTGCCCACCCGGGTGAGAAGATCATCGCGCTCAGAGGATCGGTCCACGCCATCCTCTCCTTAGAGCGGACCTGTCTGAATCTTCTCGGTCGGATGAGCGGCATTGCGTCCGCCGCGGCAAAGGCCTCCCGGCTTGTCTCGGTCGTCAATGATCACGTTCGGGTCGCCGGAACGAGGAAGACCGCCCCCGGACTCCGTTATTTTGATAAAAAAGCATTAATTGCCGGCGGTGCTCTGCCCCACAGACACACGCTTTTTAATCAGTTCCTGATCAAGGATACCCATCGGGCGTTTATGCCGGTCGATGAGGCGGTGCGGAAATGCCAGGCGTATTCTGATAAGAAGGTGGAGTGCGAGGTCGAGTCTCTGGAAGACGCTCTTCTTGCGGCAGAGACCGGCGCCGATATCATCATGTTCGACAACATGACCCCGGAACTTATCCGTGAGGCTATCGCCGCGCTTGAGGCTGCAGGTCTTCGCGGGGAAGTGTCCTTGGAGATATCAGGCGGCATCACGCCCGAGACCGTTGACCGATACGCCGGTCTTGATATTGATGTGATCAGTATGGGGGCACTGACGCACTCTGTTCGCTGCGCTGATGTAAGTTTAGAGGTAGATATGTAA
- the nadA gene encoding quinolinate synthase NadA: MNYEKEIRRLAAEKGALILAHNYQPPEIQDLADITGDSLELARKAKDAKESTLVVCGVYFMAETAKILSPEKTVLIPRPDGGCPLADQLTPSSVRAAKAAHPGSPFVVYVNSNAATKAECDITCTSANAADVVRSLKEDTILFGPDANLAAYTQRLVPEKTIIPVPLNGGCPTHHQFTLRDVEAARREYPNATIISHPECSPEVQLASDLVGSTGYMIRRCGEKKEWVILTEKGIIHPLQKKYPDTIFHGIDTAVCSNMKLITEEDLYITLRDGVVPIQVPDYIAERARLAIERMIEASA; this comes from the coding sequence ATGAACTATGAAAAGGAGATCAGGAGACTTGCCGCTGAAAAAGGCGCCCTGATCCTTGCACACAATTATCAGCCGCCTGAGATCCAGGACCTTGCAGACATCACCGGTGATTCGCTCGAACTCGCCAGGAAGGCGAAGGACGCAAAGGAGTCGACACTTGTTGTCTGCGGTGTCTATTTCATGGCCGAGACGGCAAAGATCCTCTCCCCGGAAAAGACCGTCCTGATCCCAAGACCGGACGGAGGCTGCCCGCTTGCCGATCAGCTCACTCCGTCATCGGTCCGTGCAGCAAAAGCGGCTCACCCCGGCTCCCCGTTCGTTGTGTACGTGAACTCGAACGCGGCGACGAAAGCAGAGTGCGATATCACCTGCACGTCCGCAAATGCCGCGGATGTTGTTCGCTCACTCAAAGAAGACACGATCCTGTTTGGTCCGGACGCAAATCTTGCAGCATATACCCAGCGGCTTGTCCCGGAAAAAACGATCATCCCAGTTCCATTGAACGGCGGCTGCCCGACCCATCACCAGTTTACCCTCCGGGATGTTGAGGCTGCAAGACGCGAGTATCCAAACGCGACAATAATCAGTCACCCCGAGTGTTCCCCCGAGGTCCAGCTCGCATCTGATCTTGTCGGCTCGACCGGGTATATGATCCGGAGATGCGGCGAAAAGAAGGAGTGGGTGATCCTTACAGAGAAGGGTATCATCCACCCTCTCCAGAAAAAGTATCCGGATACCATATTCCACGGCATCGACACGGCAGTCTGTTCAAACATGAAGCTGATCACCGAAGAGGATCTCTACATTACGCTTAGGGACGGCGTTGTCCCGATCCAGGTGCCGGATTACATCGCAGAGCGTGCACGTCTTGCGATCGAGCGGATGATCGAGGCATCGGCATAA
- the nadX gene encoding aspartate dehydrogenase has product MITVGLLGCGNIGHVIAKSQENFKITAVYDVVFERAEAFGREFGATPYSDFSAFLKESTDIVVEAASVAAATSHAQSILLAGKDLVIMSVGALADISFREELIQTAREMKKKIHIPSGAIMGLDNIRVGQISGIDKFVLRTTKNPKSLSREAEEKTCIFSGKAYDCVHQYPKNTNVAESLSLACGRDVDVELWMDPKEDRNMHEIFFEGEFGEAYIRVRNVPSPDNPATSYLAALSILTLLKNLDNPLVIGA; this is encoded by the coding sequence ATGATTACCGTCGGGCTTTTAGGGTGCGGAAATATCGGTCACGTGATCGCAAAGAGTCAGGAGAACTTCAAAATCACTGCAGTATATGATGTGGTTTTTGAACGTGCAGAGGCATTCGGCAGAGAGTTCGGGGCAACTCCTTACTCTGATTTTTCGGCATTCCTTAAAGAGTCCACAGATATCGTCGTCGAGGCGGCATCTGTTGCGGCGGCCACGTCCCATGCACAGAGCATTCTTCTCGCAGGAAAAGATCTTGTTATCATGAGCGTAGGGGCACTTGCAGACATTTCTTTCCGTGAAGAACTCATCCAGACTGCCCGCGAAATGAAGAAAAAGATCCACATCCCGTCCGGGGCTATCATGGGATTGGACAACATCCGTGTCGGTCAGATATCAGGTATCGATAAATTCGTTCTCCGCACAACGAAAAATCCGAAATCCCTGTCCCGTGAAGCGGAGGAAAAAACCTGCATCTTCTCTGGAAAAGCCTACGACTGTGTTCATCAGTACCCGAAAAACACGAATGTTGCCGAGTCTCTTTCTCTTGCCTGCGGAAGAGATGTGGATGTCGAGTTATGGATGGATCCAAAAGAGGATCGGAATATGCATGAGATCTTCTTCGAAGGAGAGTTTGGCGAGGCATATATCAGAGTCAGAAACGTCCCGTCCCCGGATAATCCGGCAACCAGTTATCTTGCAGCTCTTTCGATCCTGACGCTCCTGAAAAATCTTGACAATCCGTTGGTGATCGGTGCATGA
- a CDS encoding helix-turn-helix transcriptional regulator has protein sequence MPIILRLDRVMADRKMSLGELAEKVGITNVNLSKIKTGKIAAIRFSTLDAICRVLDCQPGDILEYQK, from the coding sequence ATGCCGATCATTCTCAGACTTGACCGCGTGATGGCGGACCGGAAGATGTCTCTTGGTGAACTTGCGGAAAAGGTCGGCATCACCAATGTCAATCTTTCCAAAATCAAAACCGGCAAGATCGCCGCTATCCGGTTTTCGACGCTCGACGCTATCTGCCGGGTCCTCGATTGTCAGCCAGGAGACATCCTGGAATATCAAAAATGA
- a CDS encoding DUF2975 domain-containing protein: MEYNKYVGVISLMNATQIKIEHSARVADIVLKIARILGWIIIACMVLLLGGAAVIYGLAGSELFTDVLTSEDVTVLTAGGETGLTVGMIPGIIALFSIVSFAYMGLIMAILIVAGKIFSGIRKTLLPFTEENTNHLKTIAVLIAVISVVPALIELIGGAILGFSLDMFTFSIEGLVLAFVVYSLAHIFEYGLNLQEQADETL, translated from the coding sequence ATGGAATACAACAAATATGTGGGTGTGATAAGCTTGATGAATGCTACTCAGATAAAAATCGAACATAGTGCACGTGTTGCAGATATAGTATTGAAGATCGCCCGTATCCTTGGATGGATAATTATTGCCTGCATGGTTCTTCTTCTTGGAGGCGCCGCAGTTATTTACGGACTGGCCGGTTCGGAGTTGTTTACCGACGTGCTTACTTCCGAAGATGTGACCGTATTGACCGCTGGCGGCGAAACTGGCTTAACTGTCGGCATGATCCCGGGTATCATCGCATTGTTTTCGATCGTATCCTTTGCGTATATGGGACTTATTATGGCGATCCTTATCGTCGCCGGGAAGATATTTTCCGGCATCCGAAAGACGCTCCTTCCGTTTACCGAAGAGAATACCAACCATCTGAAGACCATTGCGGTTTTGATAGCCGTTATTTCCGTCGTTCCTGCTCTTATCGAGTTGATCGGGGGTGCGATACTCGGCTTCTCTCTGGATATGTTTACTTTCAGCATCGAAGGTCTGGTCCTTGCATTTGTGGTGTATTCCCTTGCCCACATCTTTGAATATGGGCTGAATCTTCAGGAACAGGCGGATGAAACCCTCTGA
- a CDS encoding ROK family protein, giving the protein MDDHTYVAAVDLGATHLRAGIVDKEGAIEAFSQNEVKDLSSAADIRILISKMILDLSRGTGITPKAIGISTAGPVDLKTGSVVCSPNMKCERIFLSGPLQEKFGIPVRMMTDCKAGVLGEYYFGGAKDAATLVYLTFSTGIGAGVLDRGRLLCGSNGNASEAGHLLVDTTWNLPCGCGGVGHWEAYASGTGIPNFFRVWSEDRIDCDPKPSMNAGQILYAAEHGSPLFCSFAEELAKINGRGLSSVVAAYNPDLIVLDGPVVRNYPALIAKKMTECMDHYLTMPEIRISALEGKAPLLGASVSAFKAARVEKNR; this is encoded by the coding sequence ATGGATGATCATACGTATGTTGCCGCGGTCGATCTTGGAGCTACACATCTCCGTGCGGGGATCGTTGACAAAGAGGGGGCGATCGAGGCATTTTCCCAAAACGAGGTCAAAGACCTCTCAAGCGCGGCGGATATACGGATCCTGATATCAAAAATGATCCTTGATCTGAGCCGGGGTACCGGGATCACGCCGAAAGCGATCGGGATCAGTACCGCGGGGCCCGTCGATCTGAAGACCGGTTCGGTCGTCTGTTCACCCAATATGAAATGTGAACGGATCTTCCTTTCCGGACCGCTCCAGGAAAAGTTCGGCATTCCGGTCCGTATGATGACCGACTGTAAAGCGGGCGTCCTTGGAGAATATTATTTCGGCGGGGCAAAGGACGCGGCAACGCTCGTGTATCTGACCTTTTCCACCGGGATCGGCGCAGGAGTTCTGGACCGGGGCAGGCTCTTATGCGGTTCGAATGGAAATGCCTCGGAAGCCGGTCACCTTCTCGTGGATACGACCTGGAATCTTCCCTGCGGCTGCGGAGGGGTCGGGCACTGGGAGGCATACGCGAGCGGAACCGGGATCCCGAACTTTTTCCGGGTCTGGAGTGAGGATCGTATCGACTGTGATCCCAAACCTTCGATGAATGCCGGGCAGATCCTGTACGCAGCGGAACATGGAAGTCCGCTCTTCTGTTCCTTTGCAGAAGAGCTCGCAAAAATAAACGGACGGGGACTTTCTTCGGTCGTTGCGGCCTACAATCCTGATTTGATCGTGCTTGACGGCCCCGTTGTCAGAAACTATCCGGCGCTGATAGCCAAAAAAATGACCGAATGTATGGATCACTACCTGACGATGCCGGAGATCCGCATCTCCGCTCTTGAGGGAAAAGCCCCCCTGCTCGGTGCCTCGGTCTCTGCATTCAAAGCTGCCAGAGTTGAGAAAAATCGATAA